One window of Pseudacidobacterium ailaaui genomic DNA carries:
- a CDS encoding magnesium transporter yields MHEKNNGHSLSTLIGTPVTDVRGQIRGRLKDIAVGTGTEAGRVVGLVLKTRDGNWLVPATEVRETPSGILELRENAEWKPVPADGTFLLLRQDLLDRQIIDVHGRKVVRVNDVDLQWFSHDEKQDLRVREVEVGLRGAVRRLLLGLLPRRTLDQLARKFPARVIPWEFVDLIEVDAARRVKLKIEHERLAQLHPSDIADILEELAPAEREAIITSLDEEVAADALEEVDPKLQKALVESLDSEVAAGIVEEMEPEAAADLLAELPHERSEAILEEMAPEERQEVEELLEFREDSAAGRMTTAFVKVPLEGTVADAIEALRCFEGDPETVTEIYLTDEKDTLKGVVPLARLILAKPETRLSVLAEPRFVSCQADAHQRYVAELFDKYNLRALPVVDEEGRLVGVVEADHVIAFLRENL; encoded by the coding sequence ATGCACGAGAAGAACAATGGGCACAGTCTTAGCACGCTGATTGGTACGCCGGTAACGGATGTGCGCGGGCAGATACGCGGTCGGCTCAAGGACATTGCAGTTGGCACCGGTACAGAGGCAGGACGTGTGGTTGGACTGGTGCTGAAAACACGAGACGGCAACTGGCTGGTCCCCGCAACAGAGGTCCGTGAGACGCCGAGCGGAATCCTGGAGCTCCGTGAAAATGCGGAATGGAAGCCGGTCCCAGCAGATGGGACCTTCCTGCTTCTGCGTCAGGACCTGCTCGACCGCCAGATTATTGACGTCCACGGACGCAAAGTCGTGCGCGTGAATGATGTAGACCTGCAGTGGTTTTCCCATGATGAGAAGCAGGACCTGCGCGTGCGGGAAGTAGAAGTGGGGCTGCGCGGCGCTGTCCGACGCCTGCTTTTAGGGTTACTGCCCCGTCGCACATTGGACCAACTGGCCCGCAAATTTCCCGCGCGCGTCATTCCCTGGGAGTTCGTGGACCTGATCGAAGTCGATGCTGCTCGACGTGTAAAGCTGAAGATTGAGCACGAACGTTTGGCACAGCTCCATCCTTCTGACATTGCCGATATTCTTGAAGAGCTTGCTCCGGCTGAACGCGAAGCCATCATCACCTCTTTGGACGAGGAAGTGGCTGCCGATGCATTGGAAGAGGTGGATCCTAAGCTGCAAAAAGCCTTAGTGGAATCGCTCGATTCCGAGGTGGCCGCCGGCATTGTTGAGGAGATGGAACCCGAGGCCGCAGCAGATCTGCTCGCCGAACTACCTCACGAGCGGTCTGAGGCAATTCTGGAAGAAATGGCCCCTGAGGAAAGGCAGGAGGTGGAAGAGCTGCTGGAGTTCCGAGAGGATTCGGCGGCCGGACGCATGACCACTGCCTTCGTGAAAGTCCCTCTGGAGGGAACGGTCGCAGACGCCATTGAGGCGTTGCGCTGCTTCGAGGGCGATCCGGAAACGGTTACCGAGATATATCTCACAGATGAAAAGGACACGCTGAAAGGGGTGGTGCCGCTGGCGCGGCTCATATTGGCAAAACCAGAAACGCGCCTGAGTGTACTGGCTGAACCAAGGTTTGTTTCCTGCCAGGCCGACGCCCACCAGAGATATGTTGCCGAGCTGTTTGACAAATACAATTTGCGCGCCCTTCCAGTTGTTGACGAAGAGGGTCGTCTGGTTGGAGTCGTAGAAGCAGACCACGTCATCGCTT
- a CDS encoding queuosine precursor transporter — MSKSPWHSRVLFCVEVNLRQKAKRVFWLHALDFLCWVQKLRYSATSYFMQRYKYLDALTIGFVVVLLVSNLVGPKICQFGPYDVPLLRSLGAIRVSGAQLLFPITYICGDIFTEVYGYAASRRAIWFGFFAMGLLSVMGAIAVALPPASDWHNQQAFATVFGLVPRFAVASLIAYCAGEFTNSYTLARLKLLTRGRWLWTRTIGSTVTGQAVDTATVILIAFWGTPWRTIGSVIFWSYLTKVLYETLATPVTYVVVSWLKKKEGVDAFDTQTNFNPFALRA, encoded by the coding sequence ATGTCAAAGTCTCCCTGGCATTCACGCGTCCTGTTTTGTGTGGAAGTCAATCTTCGACAGAAAGCCAAGCGGGTCTTCTGGCTCCATGCCTTGGATTTTCTCTGCTGGGTCCAGAAACTGCGGTATTCTGCCACTTCATACTTCATGCAAAGATACAAATATCTAGATGCTTTGACGATTGGATTCGTCGTAGTTTTGTTGGTTTCCAATCTGGTCGGGCCAAAGATCTGCCAGTTTGGGCCCTATGATGTGCCCCTTTTGCGCTCCCTTGGGGCAATTCGGGTCAGCGGGGCACAGCTTCTTTTCCCCATCACATACATTTGCGGAGACATCTTTACGGAAGTTTATGGCTACGCGGCGTCGCGGCGCGCCATCTGGTTCGGGTTCTTCGCGATGGGGCTGCTTTCCGTCATGGGAGCGATTGCGGTGGCGCTGCCTCCGGCAAGTGACTGGCATAATCAGCAGGCCTTTGCCACCGTGTTTGGGCTGGTGCCGCGATTTGCAGTGGCAAGTCTGATTGCCTACTGTGCGGGTGAGTTTACGAACTCCTACACTTTGGCCCGGCTTAAGCTACTCACTCGTGGCCGCTGGTTGTGGACGAGGACGATCGGCTCCACGGTGACGGGGCAGGCCGTGGACACAGCGACCGTGATTCTGATTGCATTCTGGGGCACCCCATGGCGCACGATCGGGAGCGTAATTTTTTGGTCGTATCTTACCAAGGTACTTTATGAAACGTTGGCCACCCCTGTCACGTACGTGGTTGTTTCCTGGCTCAAAAAGAAGGAAGGCGTAGACGCCTTCGATACACAGACAAATTTCAATCCATTTGCTCTCAGAGCATAG
- a CDS encoding SDR family oxidoreductase — protein sequence MDTGLIDRVAIVAASSQGIGKATALSFAAEGAHLALCARRQEPLEALAREISGRYGVQVHISSFDVSDDLAVRNFVNSTYQRFGRIDICVTNAGGPPAKAFLATTMDEWDRAWQLNLRSIVSFAQAVIPYMQQQQWGRLITLTSYTVKQPVPELVLSNSIRAGVMGLVRSLAGQFGPDGITVNNVGPGFTSTARAEELLEKRASDRGLTVDQIKKELLAEIPVRRMATPEEVAAAILWLASKQAACVTGQTILVDGGAYRGL from the coding sequence ATGGATACAGGATTAATAGACCGAGTTGCCATTGTGGCTGCTTCGAGCCAAGGTATTGGGAAGGCCACCGCCCTTTCCTTCGCTGCCGAGGGAGCACATCTTGCGTTATGCGCCAGACGGCAGGAACCTCTGGAGGCCTTGGCTCGCGAAATCTCAGGCCGGTATGGAGTGCAAGTCCATATTTCGTCGTTTGATGTCAGTGACGACTTGGCTGTACGCAACTTCGTAAACTCGACCTATCAACGTTTTGGCCGCATCGACATCTGCGTAACCAATGCAGGAGGCCCTCCAGCCAAAGCTTTTCTTGCAACCACCATGGATGAATGGGATCGGGCCTGGCAACTGAACCTGCGCAGCATCGTCTCTTTTGCGCAGGCCGTCATTCCCTATATGCAGCAGCAGCAGTGGGGTCGGCTCATTACCCTCACGTCCTACACCGTCAAACAGCCCGTGCCTGAACTGGTGCTTTCCAATTCGATTCGGGCTGGCGTCATGGGACTGGTTCGCTCCCTTGCCGGGCAGTTTGGGCCAGATGGGATCACAGTCAACAACGTTGGCCCCGGCTTCACCTCCACGGCACGCGCTGAGGAGCTACTGGAAAAGAGGGCTTCTGATCGTGGCCTGACTGTAGACCAGATCAAGAAAGAACTGCTTGCCGAAATACCCGTCCGCCGAATGGCCACTCCAGAAGAAGTGGCCGCAGCGATTCTCTGGCTTGCCTCCAAACAGGCTGCCTGCGTCACCGGGCAAACGATTCTGGTAGATGGGGGTGCCTACCGGGGGCTGTAA
- the phoU gene encoding phosphate signaling complex protein PhoU, whose translation MPRIHFQQQLAELKDKILAMAALSQQALEASVDAFLQRDPGLCQFVRDNEKAINAAQRELDELAYDLLAKEQPMAIDLRFILAVIKINGDLERIGDQAMSIVLRAAEMIEGDPVDLPLDIDGMRNHASRMIRTALQSLLDADALVAESVLAMDDEIDRMNRIAHQELTRFIQEHPELSPQALQAIIISRNLERIADHATNIAMDVIFWVRGADVRHQLTAAVD comes from the coding sequence TTGCCCCGAATCCACTTTCAGCAGCAACTGGCGGAACTGAAAGATAAAATTCTGGCCATGGCTGCGCTTTCTCAGCAGGCGCTGGAAGCTTCCGTGGACGCTTTTCTGCAGCGCGACCCCGGATTATGCCAGTTTGTTCGCGACAATGAAAAGGCGATTAATGCGGCGCAGCGGGAGCTGGACGAGTTGGCCTACGATCTGCTGGCCAAAGAGCAGCCAATGGCCATAGATCTTCGGTTTATTCTTGCCGTCATCAAGATCAATGGCGACCTCGAACGGATTGGCGACCAGGCGATGAGCATCGTTCTGCGTGCGGCAGAGATGATCGAAGGGGACCCTGTGGACTTACCGCTGGACATTGATGGAATGCGGAATCACGCTTCCAGGATGATACGGACGGCATTGCAATCGCTGTTGGATGCGGATGCGCTGGTGGCCGAGTCTGTGCTGGCCATGGACGATGAAATTGACCGCATGAACCGAATCGCCCACCAGGAGCTGACGCGCTTCATTCAAGAGCATCCGGAGCTGAGTCCGCAGGCACTGCAGGCGATCATTATTTCGCGCAACCTTGAACGGATTGCGGATCATGCGACGAACATCGCCATGGATGTCATCTTCTGGGTGCGGGGAGCAGACGTAAGGCACCAGTTGACGGCCGCGGTGGATTGA
- a CDS encoding alpha/beta fold hydrolase has protein sequence MHSTTRNISVHGLDMNITDCGEGKPALVFLHYWGGSHRTWTPVIARLSDRYRCIAPDLRGWGEFGKRVADCSLEQQARDVEAVIETMGVSRYVLVGHSMGGKIAQMIAAGRPAGLDALILVAPAPPTPLLVSDEEREMRARIYTSREGVEQVLAILTERSLPEELREQVIKDTLNGSSAAVQAWLDHGMQLDISHRVRSIQVPVTVIVGDADKVENETTLRHELGKCIPEARFEILPGVGHLSPLEAPHELEAAISSVLDPLLDRRNPAA, from the coding sequence ATGCACTCAACGACCAGAAATATCAGTGTTCATGGACTCGATATGAATATTACCGATTGCGGAGAGGGAAAACCTGCGCTTGTTTTCCTGCATTACTGGGGTGGCTCACACCGGACATGGACACCTGTGATCGCTCGATTAAGCGACCGATACCGTTGCATCGCACCTGATCTGCGCGGATGGGGTGAGTTTGGCAAAAGAGTGGCGGACTGCAGCCTTGAGCAACAAGCACGCGACGTGGAAGCAGTCATCGAAACAATGGGAGTCTCGCGCTACGTGCTCGTCGGTCATTCGATGGGAGGCAAGATCGCGCAGATGATCGCCGCCGGCCGCCCCGCCGGACTCGATGCTTTGATCCTGGTTGCGCCGGCACCGCCCACGCCACTTCTGGTCTCGGACGAAGAGAGGGAGATGAGGGCCAGGATCTATACGAGCCGCGAGGGCGTGGAGCAAGTACTCGCGATTCTGACCGAGCGGTCTCTGCCCGAAGAGTTGCGCGAACAGGTGATCAAAGACACTCTGAATGGATCTTCGGCGGCCGTCCAAGCGTGGCTCGATCACGGTATGCAGCTGGATATTTCGCATCGCGTGAGATCCATCCAGGTTCCCGTCACCGTTATCGTAGGCGATGCCGACAAGGTGGAAAATGAAACTACCTTACGACATGAACTCGGCAAGTGCATCCCCGAGGCGCGGTTTGAGATTCTGCCCGGTGTCGGGCACCTCTCTCCGCTGGAGGCGCCTCATGAACTTGAAGCTGCGATTTCTTCAGTCCTCGATCCATTGCTGGATCGACGGAACCCGGCGGCCTGA
- a CDS encoding 4-hydroxy-3-methylbut-2-enyl diphosphate reductase, which yields MTATKIDTFSAPDKRVLLLKPRGFCAGVVRAIDIVKIALETFGAPIYVRREIVHNRFVVNELAEKGAIFVDEIDQVPEGMRVIYSAHGVSPAVREQSRQRRLKVIDATCPLVTKVHVEAVKFAKQGYALVLVGHRDHDEIEGTFGEAPDVTQIVSSVEEVEALQVPDPNRVAYLTQTTLSLDEARDIIHALKAKFPNIVGPHSQDICYATENRQTAVKNVAHNADLVLVVGSNNSSNSNRLVEVSRNLGTNSYLIDNSAAIHPEWLEGVSTVAVTAGASAPEVLVEDVVSYLRQKGFNSVEEVEVMPENVRFGLPPEIVQAIAAAPAPAQASI from the coding sequence GTGACAGCGACCAAAATTGACACCTTTTCTGCCCCGGACAAGCGGGTCCTGCTGCTCAAGCCCCGTGGTTTTTGTGCCGGTGTGGTGCGCGCCATTGACATTGTCAAGATTGCCCTTGAGACCTTTGGTGCCCCGATTTATGTGCGCAGAGAAATTGTCCATAACCGCTTTGTGGTGAATGAACTGGCGGAAAAAGGGGCCATCTTTGTGGACGAAATTGATCAGGTGCCCGAAGGGATGCGGGTGATCTACAGCGCGCACGGCGTTTCACCGGCTGTCCGTGAGCAAAGCAGGCAGCGCAGGCTGAAGGTGATTGATGCTACTTGTCCCCTGGTCACGAAGGTCCATGTAGAGGCGGTGAAATTCGCCAAACAAGGATATGCGTTGGTTCTGGTCGGCCATCGCGATCACGATGAAATCGAAGGGACCTTCGGTGAGGCGCCGGATGTGACCCAGATTGTGTCCAGCGTGGAAGAGGTGGAGGCGCTTCAGGTTCCTGACCCCAATCGGGTTGCCTATCTCACGCAGACCACGCTGTCACTTGATGAAGCGCGCGATATTATTCATGCGCTGAAGGCAAAATTTCCAAACATCGTTGGCCCTCACTCGCAGGACATCTGTTATGCCACAGAGAACCGACAGACCGCGGTGAAGAATGTGGCGCATAACGCGGACCTGGTGCTGGTGGTCGGTTCCAATAACAGCTCGAACTCAAACCGACTGGTTGAAGTTTCGCGCAATCTGGGGACCAACAGTTATCTAATTGATAACTCTGCGGCCATTCATCCAGAGTGGCTGGAGGGGGTTTCAACGGTTGCAGTGACGGCAGGTGCATCTGCTCCTGAGGTCCTGGTGGAGGACGTGGTCAGCTACCTGCGTCAAAAGGGATTTAACAGCGTGGAAGAAGTGGAAGTGATGCCGGAGAATGTCCGGTTTGGGCTTCCTCCGGAGATTGTGCAGGCAATTGCTGCGGCTCCGGCACCGGCCCAGGCATCCATTTAA
- the shc gene encoding squalene--hopene cyclase has protein sequence MSKVTGSAQSSTPRFGRLDAALEAVQAAIIRSRDYIFSLQHHEGFWCGELEADSMLEADYIFMHRFLGTGDEDRLKRALTEMLRFQNDDGSWSIYPGGPGNISLSVKCYFACKLMGMDPGDPVLVKAREWILAHGGVVQCNTFTKIYLCALGQYDYDAVPAVPPEIVLFPRWFYFNIYEISSWSRAILVPLSIAYAKKPFKKIPVEQGIDELFVGGRENADLRLQWDRRNKVSWRNFFLLLDRMMHWAERVHIRPLRKLALKKAEKWMLERFEMSDGLGAIYPAMLNAIIALRCLGYSLDDPQVIRAMDEFEKLGIDAPNGTPDYAEPTFRMQPCMSPVWDTAQAVFALGEAGVPRTDARMLKAADWLLSKEVRHKGDWAMKVRNAEPGGWYFEFNNEFYPDVDDTAQVLLALNKVDNPRERYQYDVCKRAIDWIFAMQCKSGGWASFDKDNTKMIFQYIPFADHNAMLDPPTVDITGRILEMLATYGYTRKDKRIERAIKFIFSEQEPDGSWFGRWGVNYLYGTFLVLRGLEAIGVWNHEPQIQQAAEWIRSVQNADGGWGESCGSYDDPATRGVGISTPSQTAWAILGLLAAGDTRSDSVAKGIRWLLDNQQKDGGWDESTGTGRERQAIYTGTGFPRVFYLAYHQYRNYFPLLALTTYKRAMEREEQ, from the coding sequence ATGAGTAAAGTCACCGGATCGGCGCAAAGCAGCACTCCACGATTTGGCAGATTGGATGCCGCTCTGGAAGCTGTACAGGCCGCCATCATACGCTCCCGCGACTACATTTTCTCCCTGCAGCATCATGAAGGTTTCTGGTGTGGTGAACTGGAAGCCGATTCCATGCTGGAGGCGGACTACATTTTTATGCACCGCTTCCTGGGCACTGGAGATGAAGACAGGCTGAAACGCGCACTGACCGAGATGCTTCGCTTCCAGAATGACGATGGGAGCTGGAGCATCTACCCGGGCGGCCCGGGGAATATCAGCTTGTCTGTAAAGTGTTACTTTGCCTGCAAACTGATGGGCATGGATCCCGGCGATCCGGTCCTGGTCAAGGCCCGGGAGTGGATCCTGGCCCACGGTGGCGTGGTGCAGTGCAATACATTTACTAAGATTTACCTTTGCGCGCTGGGGCAATACGATTACGATGCGGTGCCCGCAGTGCCGCCGGAGATTGTTCTCTTTCCACGCTGGTTCTACTTCAATATTTACGAGATCTCCTCCTGGTCGCGCGCGATTTTGGTACCGCTTTCGATCGCATATGCCAAAAAGCCGTTTAAAAAGATTCCGGTCGAGCAGGGAATTGATGAGCTTTTCGTAGGTGGCAGGGAAAATGCTGATCTGCGCCTCCAGTGGGACCGCCGGAACAAGGTCAGTTGGCGAAACTTTTTCCTGCTTCTGGACAGGATGATGCATTGGGCCGAGCGGGTCCATATCCGGCCGCTCCGCAAGCTGGCGCTGAAGAAGGCTGAAAAGTGGATGCTTGAGCGGTTTGAGATGTCCGACGGACTCGGGGCGATTTACCCGGCAATGCTGAATGCCATTATTGCTCTGCGCTGCCTCGGCTATTCTCTGGATGATCCGCAGGTCATCCGTGCCATGGACGAGTTTGAAAAGCTCGGAATTGACGCTCCCAACGGTACTCCTGACTATGCGGAGCCGACCTTCCGGATGCAGCCCTGCATGTCGCCGGTCTGGGACACCGCGCAAGCTGTTTTTGCATTAGGCGAGGCCGGAGTTCCTCGTACGGATGCGCGGATGTTGAAGGCAGCCGACTGGTTGCTGTCGAAAGAAGTCCGCCACAAAGGCGATTGGGCCATGAAGGTGCGGAATGCTGAACCGGGTGGATGGTACTTTGAGTTCAATAACGAATTTTATCCCGATGTGGACGATACGGCCCAGGTGTTGCTCGCATTGAATAAAGTAGACAATCCGCGCGAGCGATACCAGTACGATGTTTGCAAACGCGCCATAGACTGGATTTTCGCCATGCAGTGCAAAAGCGGCGGATGGGCCAGTTTTGACAAAGACAACACGAAAATGATCTTCCAGTACATCCCGTTTGCGGACCATAACGCGATGCTGGATCCGCCGACGGTGGACATTACCGGCCGCATTCTGGAAATGCTGGCCACCTACGGCTATACGCGCAAGGACAAGCGCATCGAGCGGGCCATCAAGTTCATCTTTAGTGAGCAGGAGCCGGACGGAAGTTGGTTTGGCCGCTGGGGGGTGAATTACCTTTATGGCACGTTTCTGGTCCTGCGTGGACTAGAGGCCATAGGTGTCTGGAACCATGAGCCGCAGATCCAGCAAGCGGCGGAATGGATCCGGTCCGTACAAAATGCCGATGGCGGATGGGGAGAAAGCTGCGGAAGTTATGATGATCCTGCCACCCGCGGGGTCGGAATCAGTACGCCTTCGCAGACTGCCTGGGCAATATTAGGGTTGCTGGCCGCCGGTGATACAAGAAGCGACAGCGTGGCTAAGGGCATACGCTGGCTGCTCGATAACCAGCAAAAAGATGGGGGCTGGGATGAAAGCACTGGTACTGGCAGGGAGCGCCAGGCAATTTATACGGGAACAGGGTTTCCGCGTGTCTTTTATCTGGCCTATCACCAGTACCGGAACTACTTCCCATTGCTGGCGCTGACCACATATAAGCGTGCAATGGAGCGTGAAGAGCAGTAA